In the Candidatus Methylomirabilota bacterium genome, CCGGAAGTCCGCCGTGCCCAGAAGCACGGACTGTGCGTGATGTCTCACAGCGGCGGCAACTCGATCCCCGGCTCGAGCCCGATCACCCACGACGTGCTGCTGTATCTGAAGCCCGACGTCTGCGGCCACGTGAACGGGGGGACGACCTCGCTCGACGAGGCGGGGCTCGACGCGATCATCCGCCGGACCGACATGGCGCTCCAGCTCGTCCAGGCGGGGAACCTCCGCTCGGCGCTCTATATATTGAAGCGCGCGCGTGAGGCCGGCGTGCTCCCGCGCGTCTGCGTCGCGAGCGACACGCCCACGGGCACGGGCGTCATGCCCATGGGGGTGCTCAAGAGCGTGTGCGAGCTCGCATCGCTCGGCGACCTGCCGGCCGCCGAGGCGATCGCCCTGGCCACGGGCAACAACGCGCGCGCGTTCAGGCTCACCACGGCGACGGGAACCATCGCCGTCGGCGCGCCCGCCGACCTCGTCGTCTGCGACGCGCCGGCGGCGTCGCTCGCGGAGGACGCCCTCGACGCGATCGCCCGCGGCGACATCCCCGGGATCTCGTGCGTCGTCGTGGACGGGCAGGTGAGGGTGGGCCGGAGCCGCAACACGCCGCTCGCCAAGCGCCTCGCGACGTTCACGGGCGTCGCGGTCGCCGGCGCCGGGCACTGAGAGCGGCGGCGTCACTGGGCCGCTGACCGCCGTCGGGGCCACGAGACGAACGCCGCCCGAACGGCGTTGACAGCGCGGCGCCCGCACCCACAGAATCGCCACACGATGGCGCGGGGAAACCAGCTCGCTCGCCAGTGGCGCCTGCGACAGTTCCTGGACCGGCCGCCGGGGGCCGAGGACGGACGCGGCGCATGAGCGCCGTCGGACGGAACGACTCGTGCCCCTGCGGCAGCGGCAAGAAGTACAAACGGTGCTGCCTCGGGAAGGACGCGCCCGCGCCGGGCGCGTGGACGGCGGGGGAGCGGGACGGCGCCCTCGCGCGCCTGATGCGGTTCTCCCGGCGCGCCGAGTTCGACGGGGACCGCGCCGCCGCGGAGCTCACGTTCTGGGGCAAGCGCCTCGAGCGGCTGACGCGGGCGGAGGCGCGCGAGGCGATGGACTTCGAGCAGAGCCGGGTCGGCTTCCACGAGTGGCTCGTCTTCGACTGCCCGCTTCACGGCGGCGGGACCATCGTCGAGCGGTTCCTCGCGCGCGAAGGCGACGGCCTCCGGTCGGGCGAGCGGCGCTATCTCGCGCGGATGCGGCTCTCGCACCTCCGCCCCTACGAGATCCAGGCGGTGCGGCTCGACGAGGGGCTCGACCTTCTCGACCTGTGGGCCAACAAGCGCGTCCCTGTGCGCGAGCGTCTCGCCACGCGCCAGCTCGTCCAGTGGGACGTCCTCGCCGCGCGCGTCATCCTCGGGCCCCACGGCGCTCCGGTCCTCGACGGCTCGCCCTACCTCTACCCGGCGCGCGAGAAGGAGCTGATCCTCCGCGTCCTGCGGCGGCTCAGCCGGTCGCTGCGCGGCAAGCTGCCGCTCCGCGATGAGACGGCATTCTTCAAGAACATCGGCATGGCGTTCCACGACCTTTGGCTGGAGTTGGTCGCCCGGCGGCCGATGCCGACCTCGGTGACCGCCGAGGGCGACGAGGTGATGCTTTGCCGGGCCGTCTTCGACGTGCGCGACCGCGCGGCCCTGGAGGCGGCGCTCGCGAACCGCCCGGAGCTGGAGCGCCAGGACGACGGCAGCTACGCCTGGCTCGCCGAGAGTGCCGACGAGGGCGGCTTCCGCCGCGGCTTCGGCACGTTCGTGCTCGAGGAGAGGCGCGTCGTGCTGGAAACCATCTCGCGCCAGCGCGCCGAGCGCGGGCGCGCGTTGCTCGAAGCGGCGGCCGGCCCCGCCGTCGCGTACCGGGCCACGAGCCACGAGAGCGTTCAGCGGGCGCTCGAACGCCGGCGCGCCCGGCCGGCCGCGCGCGACCGGCGGCCCGCCCGGCCCGAGGAGGAGGTGCCGCCGGAAGCCGCCGCCGAGATCGTCCAGGCCTTCTACGAGCGCCACTACCGGGGCTGGCTCGACGAGCCGCTGCCCGCTCTCCGCGGCCGCACGCCGCGCCAGGCCGTAGGCCTCAAGTCCGCGCGCCCCAAGGTGATCGCGCTCCTCAAGGACATGGAGAACCTCTCGGCCCGCGAGCGCATGGAGGGCCACTCCGCCTACGACTTCGGCTGGATGTGGGGCGAGCTGGGGCTCGAGCGGCCGGGGTGAGGATGGCGCCTCCAGTGACCTTCCCTGTCAGAGGTCGGCGGGAGGCTGGGGACCAGGAGTGACCGAAGAGCTGGAGGTTCTCACGACGGTCACCGGGCGTCTCGAGGCCGCCGGGATCGCGTACATGGTGACCGGATCGTTCGCGGCCAACTACTACGCGCTGCCACGCATGACGCGCGACATCGATCTCGTGGTCGAGCTGTCGGGGGGCGACGCCGACCGGTTCTGCGCCCTGTTCGAAGGCGACTTCTATCTCGACCGGGACGCGGTCCGTGCCGCCATCGCCGGCCGGAGCACGTTCAACCTGATCCACCAAGCCCACGTGATCAAGGTGGACTGCATCG is a window encoding:
- a CDS encoding amidohydrolase family protein, which gives rise to PEVRRAQKHGLCVMSHSGGNSIPGSSPITHDVLLYLKPDVCGHVNGGTTSLDEAGLDAIIRRTDMALQLVQAGNLRSALYILKRAREAGVLPRVCVASDTPTGTGVMPMGVLKSVCELASLGDLPAAEAIALATGNNARAFRLTTATGTIAVGAPADLVVCDAPAASLAEDALDAIARGDIPGISCVVVDGQVRVGRSRNTPLAKRLATFTGVAVAGAGH
- a CDS encoding SEC-C metal-binding domain-containing protein, giving the protein MSAVGRNDSCPCGSGKKYKRCCLGKDAPAPGAWTAGERDGALARLMRFSRRAEFDGDRAAAELTFWGKRLERLTRAEAREAMDFEQSRVGFHEWLVFDCPLHGGGTIVERFLAREGDGLRSGERRYLARMRLSHLRPYEIQAVRLDEGLDLLDLWANKRVPVRERLATRQLVQWDVLAARVILGPHGAPVLDGSPYLYPAREKELILRVLRRLSRSLRGKLPLRDETAFFKNIGMAFHDLWLELVARRPMPTSVTAEGDEVMLCRAVFDVRDRAALEAALANRPELERQDDGSYAWLAESADEGGFRRGFGTFVLEERRVVLETISRQRAERGRALLEAAAGPAVAYRATSHESVQRALERRRARPAARDRRPARPEEEVPPEAAAEIVQAFYERHYRGWLDEPLPALRGRTPRQAVGLKSARPKVIALLKDMENLSARERMEGHSAYDFGWMWGELGLERPG